The Caproicibacterium amylolyticum genome includes the window ATATCATCACAAGTGATGATGTTTTTGATTATATGCTCAATATTCGCTCATTGAATTCCGGCATTCATCTTAAACGCGACGAGTTATTTCAGGACTATACTCAGGCGAAATATGCACACTTTCAGATGAATTCTCTGGAAGATTATGAAGAACTGAAAAAGCATAATGCGGCAAAGCGGCTGTCACAGTCGAAATTTGTCGGTGCACGTTTGCCGGACAATGTCCGGGAATATTCCAATGGGGAAAGTGCCTATCTATATTTCACGGAAAAAATAAAAGAAAATGGGCTGTACTTGCTGGATGAACCTGAAAATAGCCTTTCGCCGCAGCGCCAGATGGAACTGACGCAGTTTTTGCTGGATTCCGCGAGATTTTATGGCTGCCAGTTTATTATTTCTACACATTCACCTTTTCTGCTGTCCTTAAAGGGCGCCAGAATTTATGATTTGGACGCTTCGCCGATGCAAGTGCGGAAGTGGACAGAACTGGAGAATGTAAAAATTTATCACGAATTTTTTTGTGTACATGAAAAAGAATTTTCATAAGATTCTTGCTGAATTTTCTTATAAAGGAGTGCGGTGCAGATGTCTTTTTCCGCAGAAGTGAAAAATGAACTGTGCAAAAAGAAGCCGCAAAATCTCTGCTGCCCCAAAGCAGAATGCTACGGGATGCTCCTTTTTGGACGCTCCTTTAATGAAGCGGGCATTTCGCTGACGACGGAGAGCGGCGCGGCTGCCCAACGTGCCGCACAAATGACCGCAGAAATGACTGGGGCGATTGTTTCCACCCGCACGGTTCTGCGCCGCGCTTCCCATCCGGCAAGTGTGGTTTCTGTGGATGACGAGTGGGACAGGCAGCGTGTGCTGGACTTTTTCGGCCATACTGGCAGGGAAGTAACGCTGCGGCTGAACCGCGCCAATCTGGAAAACGACTGCTGCCCCGCGGCATTTCTGCGGGGGGCTTTTCTTTCCTGCGGAACGGTGGTGAATCCGCAGAAAGACTACCGACTGGAATTTGTTGTGCCGCGCATGCATCTTTCACGCGACATGGCGGCGCTGCTGGATGAATTGCCGGTTACGCTGCTGCCGGGTGTTTCACAGCGTAAAGGCACTTATGTAGTTTACATAAAAGGTGCCGATCGTGTGTCAGACTTGCTGACGCTGATGGGCGCGCCTAAAGCCGCTATGGAAATCATGCAGATGAAAATGCTGCGCGAAGTGCGCAACCAAATTAACCGGCAGACCAACTTTGAAACTGCCAATCTGGACAAAACTGCTTCCGCGGCCGCACGCCAGATTCACGCGCTGCAGGGACTGCTGGACTCCGGTGCCGGGCTTGCGGTTTTGCCGGAGGATTTGCGGGAGCTTGCGCGCCTGCGGTATGAAAATCCGGAGCTTTCCCTGCGGGAACTGGGGGAAAAGCTTTCGCCGCCGCTTTCCCGTTCCGGTGTCAATCACCGTTTGCAGCGCATTACCGAGCTTGCAGAAAAATTGCGCCCGTAGCTTCCTTAGAAAGTAGGTAGGGTTTGGGACAACGCCTCAAGGCCTTGGTGCAACTTACAGCAAAAACAGGAAAGGAACGTGTGCCATGTTTGTTCATTTACATCTTCATACGGAATACAGCCTTTTGGACGGTGCCTGCCGCATTGAGCGGCTGTTGGACACAGCACAGGCACGCGGTGACAAGGCAGTTGCAATTACCGACCACGGCGTAATGTACGGCGCGGTCGATTTTTATAAGGCGGCAAAAAAACGCGGCATTAAGCCGATTATTGGCTGTGAAGTTTATGTGGCACAGCGCAGCCGCTTTGACCGTACACGCGAATTGGACGGTGAAAACCGCCATTTGGTGCTGCTGTGCGAAAACAATACCGGCTATCAAAATCTAATCCAGATGGTCAGCCGTGCATGGACGGAGGGCTTTTACAGCAAACCGCGTGTGGATATGGAACTGCTGGGAAAGTACCATGAGGGCATCATTGCGCTTTCCGCTTGTTTGGCCGGTGAGATTCCGCGGGCACTCAGCGCAAATGACTATCCGCTTGCAAAGGAAGCTGCGCTGCGGTACGAAGCTATTTTCGGCGAAAATAATTTTTACCTGGAACTGCAGGACCACGGCCTGCCGGAGCAGAAGCGGATTAACCCGCAGATTATCCGGCTTTCGCAGGAAACAGGGATTCCACTGGTTGTAACAAACGACTGCCATTACATTGAACAGGAAGACAACGAAATGCACCACATCCTGCTTTGCATCCAGACCAACCACACGCTGGATGAGGAAGGCGGGCTGGAGTTTGGCAGCAAAGAATTTTACTACAAAACCGAGGAGCAGATGCGCGCACTTTTTCCGGAGCATCCGGAGGCAGCGGATAACACCGCTAAAATAGCTGAGCGGTGCAACGTGGAATTTGAATTCGGAAAAACCAAGCTGCCGCGGTTTGACACACCAAACGGACAGGACAACGTGGCTTATTTCCGTGAAAAATGTTATGCCGGGCTGCACCGGCACTACGGCGGAAATCCGCCGCCGGAAATTACACAGCGGCTGGAATACGAACTGGATACCATACAAAAAATGGGGTATGTCAACTACTATCTCATTGTTCATGATTTTGTTCGGCACGCGAAAGAAGTCGGAATTCCGGTGGGCCCGGGGCGTGGCTCCGGCGCGGGCAGCCTTGCCGCATACTGCATCGGTATTACCGGTATTGACCCGATTCAGTATGACCTGCTGTTTGAACGGTTTTTGAATCCGGAACGCGTCAGTATGCCTGACTTTGATATTGACTTTGCGGATGACCGCCGTCCGGAAATGATTGATTACGTCGTGGACAAATACGGTGCCGACCATGTGGCACAGATTGTGACTTTTGGCACCATGGCGGCACGCGGCTCTGTACGCGATGTCGGCCGGGTGCTGGGAATGTCCTATGCGGCAGTGGACAGCGTTGCAAAGCTTATCCCCACTGTGCCGGGACAGAATATCACGCTGGACAAAGCACTGGAAAGCTCCAAGGAACTCAGAGCACGCTATGACGAAGATCCGCAGGTGAAGCGTCTGCTGGATATGGCGCGTAAGCTGGAGGGTATGCCACGCAATGCTTCTACGCATGCCGCCGGCGTTGTCATTACGGACAAGCCTGTGGCGGAATATGTACCGCTTGCGAAAAACAATGATTCTACCGTGTGCCAGTACACGATGACAACACTGGAAGAACTGGGCCTGCTGAAAATGGATTTCCTTGGTCTGCGCAACCTTTCTGTGATTCACGACGCAGAGGAGATGATTCAGCGGGAAAAACCGGATTTTAAAATCAGCGAAATTCCGCTGGATGAGCC containing:
- a CDS encoding AAA family ATPase, with translation MVTFLKSFTFPSDGAENSFFDGQKRTCFQTYYPFQVLTHRGLPEIIFEPVTILYGGNGSGKTTMLNVMAEKLRAYRDSAFNQTNFFQDYVDLCSMEAGKKRPENCYIITSDDVFDYMLNIRSLNSGIHLKRDELFQDYTQAKYAHFQMNSLEDYEELKKHNAAKRLSQSKFVGARLPDNVREYSNGESAYLYFTEKIKENGLYLLDEPENSLSPQRQMELTQFLLDSARFYGCQFIISTHSPFLLSLKGARIYDLDASPMQVRKWTELENVKIYHEFFCVHEKEFS
- the whiA gene encoding DNA-binding protein WhiA, with product MSFSAEVKNELCKKKPQNLCCPKAECYGMLLFGRSFNEAGISLTTESGAAAQRAAQMTAEMTGAIVSTRTVLRRASHPASVVSVDDEWDRQRVLDFFGHTGREVTLRLNRANLENDCCPAAFLRGAFLSCGTVVNPQKDYRLEFVVPRMHLSRDMAALLDELPVTLLPGVSQRKGTYVVYIKGADRVSDLLTLMGAPKAAMEIMQMKMLREVRNQINRQTNFETANLDKTASAAARQIHALQGLLDSGAGLAVLPEDLRELARLRYENPELSLRELGEKLSPPLSRSGVNHRLQRITELAEKLRP